A region of Pyxidicoccus parkwaysis DNA encodes the following proteins:
- a CDS encoding strictosidine synthase family protein translates to MKKFLIGLGVVVLVLAGFVVKTLADAGQFKSLSPHFAGRCTPVSGMPGAEDITFHPTLGYAYISSDDRRATMAGHPVQGGIFRYDPASSAPPVLLTGAFSQPFHPHGIGLFVAPDGTQTLYVVNHAAPGDNRIERFEVGADGMLVHRKTVKDPALVSPNDVVPVDAERFYVTNDHHYPPGVMQVVEDYLQLAIGNVLYFDGKGFREVVNGTAYANGINHSADGRTVYLAQVLEKSLTVYTRDVDSGALTQRLKLPLGTGPDNIEVDARGDLWIGCHPKLLDFVAHAKDLSGATRAPAQVLRVKASGDKLEAEEVFLDDGRQISAVATAAVSGKWMLLGPVFDKDMLRCELP, encoded by the coding sequence ATGAAGAAATTCCTCATCGGACTCGGCGTGGTCGTCCTGGTGCTGGCCGGCTTCGTCGTGAAGACGCTCGCGGACGCGGGGCAGTTCAAGAGCCTGTCGCCTCACTTCGCGGGTCGCTGCACGCCGGTGTCCGGCATGCCTGGGGCCGAGGACATCACGTTCCATCCGACACTCGGCTACGCGTACATCTCGTCGGATGACCGGCGCGCCACGATGGCCGGGCATCCGGTGCAGGGAGGCATCTTCCGCTATGACCCCGCGAGCTCCGCGCCACCCGTGCTGCTGACGGGGGCCTTCTCGCAGCCCTTCCATCCGCACGGCATCGGGCTCTTCGTCGCTCCGGACGGCACGCAGACGCTGTACGTGGTGAACCACGCGGCGCCGGGCGACAACCGCATCGAGCGGTTCGAGGTGGGAGCGGACGGGATGCTGGTCCACCGCAAGACGGTGAAGGACCCGGCCCTGGTCTCTCCCAACGACGTGGTGCCGGTGGACGCCGAGCGCTTCTACGTGACGAACGACCACCACTACCCGCCGGGAGTGATGCAGGTGGTGGAGGACTACCTGCAGCTCGCGATTGGCAACGTGCTGTACTTCGACGGGAAGGGCTTCCGGGAGGTCGTCAATGGCACGGCGTACGCCAATGGCATCAACCACTCGGCGGATGGGAGGACGGTGTACCTGGCACAGGTGCTCGAGAAGTCGCTGACTGTGTATACGCGAGACGTGGACTCGGGGGCGTTGACGCAGCGGTTGAAGCTTCCCCTGGGGACGGGGCCGGACAACATCGAGGTGGATGCACGGGGTGACCTGTGGATTGGCTGCCACCCGAAGCTGCTGGACTTCGTGGCGCATGCGAAGGACCTGTCGGGAGCGACGCGTGCTCCGGCGCAGGTGCTGCGGGTGAAGGCCTCGGGAGACAAGCTGGAGGCGGAGGAGGTGTTTCTCGACGACGGCCGGCAGATATCTGCTGTGGCCACGGCGGCGGTCTCCGGAAAGTGGATGTTGCTGGGCCCGGTGTTCGACAAGGACATGCTTCGCTGCGAGCTGCCGTGA
- a CDS encoding serine/threonine protein kinase: MKEKVIAFPRMTHFQTTRFGRYELLERVSVGGMYTVYRARDTEAPDPHRLVAVKQLHDRCAGDSAFLEVFRVTARRAMACQHDNVIQVLDFGDVAGTYFLVQEWVDGQVLRQAQHRFTRAFGMKRLPAHLAVRIAIDLCRGLHHVHTQLELLQVELSPGEVLLGLEGEVKVYGFELHREMLSRELGGVFRPKLTYLSPEQISGDAKDARSDVYLAGVVVYQMLCGALHIDGDHDFARLEQIREGRLVPARMHNPSLDDGLVAILERAMATRPEDRYPSAESMQQALSEWLDAHAPGLHPGTLKHWMSWLYQDELARRGREFSLPLGFLAQLESWRASAQAGRSNRPSA, from the coding sequence ATGAAGGAGAAGGTGATAGCCTTTCCGCGCATGACGCACTTCCAGACGACGCGGTTCGGCCGGTATGAGTTGCTGGAGCGCGTGAGCGTGGGAGGGATGTACACGGTGTACCGGGCCCGCGACACGGAGGCCCCGGACCCCCACCGGCTCGTGGCCGTCAAGCAGTTGCACGACCGTTGCGCCGGCGACTCCGCGTTCCTCGAAGTGTTTCGTGTGACAGCCCGCCGCGCGATGGCCTGCCAACATGACAATGTCATACAGGTCCTCGACTTCGGGGACGTGGCGGGCACGTACTTCCTGGTCCAGGAGTGGGTGGACGGCCAGGTACTCCGCCAGGCACAGCACCGGTTCACCCGGGCATTCGGAATGAAGCGGCTTCCGGCGCACCTCGCCGTGCGCATTGCCATCGACCTGTGCCGGGGCCTCCACCACGTACACACGCAGTTGGAATTGCTCCAGGTGGAGCTCTCGCCCGGCGAGGTGTTGCTGGGCCTCGAAGGCGAGGTGAAGGTCTACGGCTTCGAGCTCCACAGAGAGATGCTGTCGCGCGAGCTCGGGGGAGTCTTCAGGCCCAAGCTCACGTACCTCTCGCCTGAGCAGATATCCGGTGACGCGAAGGATGCCCGCTCGGACGTCTACCTCGCTGGCGTCGTGGTCTACCAGATGCTGTGCGGGGCACTGCACATCGACGGGGACCATGACTTCGCGAGACTCGAGCAGATCAGGGAGGGGCGGCTGGTTCCCGCGCGGATGCACAATCCCTCTCTCGACGACGGTCTCGTGGCCATTCTCGAGCGAGCGATGGCAACCCGTCCGGAGGACCGGTACCCATCCGCTGAGTCGATGCAGCAGGCCCTGTCCGAGTGGCTCGACGCCCATGCGCCAGGGCTGCACCCCGGCACGCTCAAGCATTGGATGAGCTGGCTCTACCAGGACGAGCTGGCCAGGCGCGGGCGCGAGTTCTCGCTGCCCCTGGGGTTCCTGGCCCAGCTCGAGTCCTGGCGCGCGTCAGCTCAGGCTGGACGCTCCAACCGTCCGTCCGCGTGA
- a CDS encoding pirin family protein has protein sequence MSQQKSPQQEAILRVEPLGMPWRTPDPFLFCVHHDDKYPTGNERLGPTASLAGRNLGQDFDGRDGWNMYHGTVVPGFPQHPHRGFETVTVVRNGLLDHSDSLGAAARFGGGDVQWLTAGAGINHSEMFPLLKRDQPNPVELFQIWLNLPRANKLVEPHFSMLWSHVIPKHVAKDEAGRTTEITVVAGTLGDVEAPPPPPKSWAAQAESDVAIWTLKLAPGARWTLPAAAKGSNRTLYFFLGSGLRVAGRSIPASHGIDLRADVDVELENGPDVAELLLLQGRPIGEPVVQYGPFVMNSRQEIQQAFADYQRTGFGGWPWPSHDPVHPREEGRFARHADGRLERPA, from the coding sequence ATGAGTCAGCAGAAGAGTCCGCAGCAGGAAGCAATCCTCCGTGTGGAGCCGCTCGGGATGCCGTGGCGGACACCGGACCCGTTCCTCTTCTGCGTCCACCACGACGACAAGTACCCGACGGGCAACGAGCGCCTGGGACCGACCGCGTCGCTCGCGGGACGCAACCTGGGCCAGGACTTCGACGGCCGGGACGGCTGGAACATGTATCACGGCACCGTGGTGCCCGGCTTCCCGCAGCACCCGCACCGGGGCTTCGAGACGGTCACCGTCGTGCGCAATGGCCTGCTGGACCACTCGGACTCGCTGGGCGCGGCGGCGCGCTTCGGCGGGGGTGACGTGCAATGGCTCACGGCCGGCGCGGGCATCAACCACTCGGAGATGTTCCCGCTGCTCAAGCGCGACCAGCCGAACCCGGTGGAGCTGTTTCAAATCTGGCTCAACCTGCCGCGCGCCAACAAGCTCGTGGAGCCGCACTTCTCCATGCTCTGGAGTCACGTCATTCCCAAGCACGTGGCGAAGGACGAGGCGGGCCGTACCACGGAAATCACCGTGGTCGCGGGCACGCTGGGCGACGTGGAGGCGCCACCGCCGCCGCCGAAGTCCTGGGCCGCGCAGGCGGAGTCGGACGTGGCCATCTGGACGCTGAAGCTGGCACCGGGCGCGCGCTGGACGCTGCCGGCGGCGGCGAAGGGCAGCAACCGCACGCTGTACTTCTTCCTCGGCTCCGGGCTGCGCGTGGCGGGCCGGTCCATTCCGGCGTCACACGGCATCGACCTGCGCGCGGACGTGGACGTGGAGCTGGAGAACGGGCCGGACGTGGCGGAGCTGCTGCTCCTGCAGGGGCGCCCGATTGGGGAGCCCGTCGTGCAGTACGGGCCGTTCGTCATGAACTCACGGCAGGAAATCCAGCAGGCCTTCGCGGACTACCAGCGCACGGGCTTCGGCGGCTGGCCGTGGCCGAGCCATGACCCCGTGCACCCGCGCGAGGAAGGCCGCTTCGCGCGTCACGCGGACGGACGGTTGGAGCGTCCAGCCTGA
- a CDS encoding MarR family winged helix-turn-helix transcriptional regulator: protein MAKLTAAGELFTELVLEVFRVNGLALEAGDALTESLGLSSARWQVLGVVDHEPAPVANVARTMGLARQSVQQTADALERDGFIEYRENPHHRRAKLIALTEQGREALRKVEARQAAWANQLATGMDARALRATVDGLRQVRQHLEEA from the coding sequence ATGGCGAAGCTCACGGCGGCAGGAGAGCTCTTCACGGAGCTGGTGCTGGAGGTGTTCCGCGTCAACGGCCTGGCGCTGGAGGCAGGCGACGCGCTGACGGAGTCGCTGGGGCTCAGCAGCGCAAGGTGGCAGGTGCTCGGCGTGGTGGACCACGAGCCGGCGCCGGTGGCGAATGTGGCCCGCACCATGGGCCTCGCCCGGCAGAGCGTGCAGCAGACGGCGGACGCGCTGGAGCGGGATGGCTTCATCGAGTACCGGGAGAACCCGCACCACCGCCGCGCGAAGCTCATCGCGCTGACGGAGCAGGGCCGCGAAGCACTGCGCAAGGTCGAGGCCCGACAGGCGGCCTGGGCGAATCAGCTCGCGACGGGCATGGACGCGCGGGCGCTGCGGGCCACGGTGGATGGACTGCGTCAGGTGCGACAGCACCTCGAGGAGGCGTGA
- a CDS encoding sensor histidine kinase, whose translation MSWKGMLPRRMFWRIYAYGVLLLVGTLVAVIAAVRVMGTNEAKADEYWQETERVAELVSSNPSELLPALDALAVKGLRVSVYGPRGERIAAVGTPELGPLEASEQRELRRGRIRFARPGDHIEMAAVVWQGDLRVGYVVSQSVKPLAPRYGYLVGMLTSVLLALAILSYPMARALASPLEQLMAAVREFGQGRLSTRVRLKGRHEVAELGRTFDEMAGRMESLIRGQKELLANVSHELRTPLARLCVTLDLVEEGQPDELAKRLPELRRDIGELQSLVDGVLQMARLDLAANQAGQPGLYAQRRPLNATDFLRDAAERFQRGHPECSLHLELPGELPSLEADAVLLRRAVHNLLDNARKYSEPGNPVTLRARVDGDTLHVEVEDQGIGISAEDLPSLSTPFFRTDRSRARDTGGVGLGLTLVRRIVEVHGGTLAFHSTPERGTRVTLALPKATGIQAVA comes from the coding sequence GTGAGCTGGAAGGGGATGCTGCCTCGCCGGATGTTCTGGCGCATCTACGCGTATGGCGTGCTGCTGCTGGTGGGCACGCTCGTGGCGGTGATTGCCGCCGTGCGGGTGATGGGCACGAACGAGGCGAAGGCCGACGAGTACTGGCAGGAGACGGAACGCGTGGCGGAGCTGGTCAGCTCGAATCCGTCCGAATTGCTCCCCGCCCTGGACGCCCTCGCCGTAAAGGGGCTGCGCGTCTCCGTGTATGGTCCGCGAGGCGAGCGGATTGCCGCGGTGGGGACTCCGGAACTGGGGCCACTCGAGGCCAGCGAGCAGCGAGAGCTGCGGCGCGGGAGGATCCGCTTCGCTCGCCCCGGCGACCACATCGAGATGGCTGCTGTCGTCTGGCAGGGGGACTTGCGGGTGGGCTACGTGGTGTCTCAATCCGTGAAGCCCCTCGCCCCCAGGTATGGCTACCTCGTCGGGATGCTGACCTCGGTCCTCCTCGCGCTGGCCATCCTGTCCTATCCGATGGCCCGGGCGCTCGCCTCACCGCTGGAGCAGTTGATGGCGGCGGTGCGCGAGTTCGGCCAGGGGCGCCTGTCCACCCGCGTGCGGCTCAAGGGCCGCCACGAGGTGGCCGAGCTCGGCCGCACCTTCGACGAGATGGCCGGACGGATGGAGTCCCTCATCCGCGGACAGAAGGAGCTGCTGGCCAACGTCTCCCACGAGCTGCGCACACCTCTGGCCCGGCTCTGCGTCACACTGGACCTCGTCGAGGAGGGCCAGCCGGATGAGCTGGCGAAGCGCCTGCCCGAGCTGCGCCGGGACATCGGCGAGCTGCAATCCCTGGTGGACGGGGTGCTGCAGATGGCGAGGCTCGACCTCGCGGCGAATCAAGCCGGGCAGCCCGGCCTCTACGCCCAGCGCAGACCGCTGAATGCCACCGACTTCCTGCGCGACGCCGCCGAGCGCTTCCAGCGCGGCCATCCGGAGTGCTCTCTCCATCTGGAGCTGCCCGGCGAGCTGCCGTCGCTGGAGGCCGACGCGGTGCTGCTGCGGCGCGCGGTGCACAACCTGCTCGACAATGCGCGCAAGTACTCGGAGCCCGGCAACCCGGTGACGCTGCGGGCCCGCGTGGACGGGGACACCCTGCACGTGGAGGTGGAGGACCAGGGCATCGGCATCAGCGCCGAGGACCTGCCGAGCCTCTCCACGCCCTTCTTCCGCACCGACCGCAGCCGCGCACGCGACACGGGAGGCGTGGGACTGGGGCTCACACTGGTGCGCCGGATTGTCGAGGTGCACGGGGGCACGCTCGCATTCCACAGCACGCCCGAGCGCGGCACGCGCGTGACGCTCGCGCTGCCCAAGGCAACGGGAATCCAGGCCGTGGCCTGA
- a CDS encoding response regulator transcription factor produces the protein MSGSPSQNIEVLLIEDDAHLARLTAEYLERHGVKTVCANDGERGLAEASRRSFDAILIDVMLPRMDGLTVCRELRTRSAVPILMLTARGEEADRVMGLELGADDYVSKPFSSRELLARITAQVRRSRGLLGPAREVLRVGPLTLDRAGRKAAMNGQELPLTQYEFALLCALAERAGRVLSREQLLELASGGVEGPVDRAIDVHVSRLRQKLGDDARNPRLLKTVRGVGYVLEQGEGP, from the coding sequence ATGTCCGGCTCCCCTTCGCAGAACATCGAGGTCCTCCTCATCGAGGACGACGCACACCTGGCCCGCCTCACAGCCGAGTACCTGGAGCGCCATGGGGTGAAGACGGTCTGCGCGAACGACGGAGAGCGCGGGCTGGCCGAGGCCTCGCGGCGGAGCTTCGATGCCATCCTCATCGACGTCATGCTGCCCCGGATGGACGGGCTCACCGTGTGCCGGGAGCTGCGGACGCGCTCGGCGGTGCCCATCTTGATGCTCACCGCACGGGGCGAGGAGGCGGACCGGGTGATGGGATTGGAGCTGGGCGCGGATGACTACGTGTCCAAGCCCTTCTCCTCGCGCGAGCTGCTGGCGCGCATCACCGCGCAGGTGCGCCGCAGCCGGGGACTGCTCGGCCCCGCGCGCGAGGTGCTGCGCGTGGGTCCGCTCACGCTGGACCGCGCCGGGAGGAAGGCGGCGATGAACGGCCAGGAACTGCCGCTGACGCAGTACGAGTTCGCCCTGCTCTGCGCGCTCGCGGAGCGGGCCGGACGGGTGTTGTCGCGCGAGCAACTGCTGGAGCTGGCCAGCGGAGGCGTGGAGGGGCCGGTGGACCGCGCCATCGACGTGCACGTGTCCAGGCTGCGCCAGAAGCTGGGAGATGACGCGCGCAATCCCCGGCTCCTGAAGACGGTGCGCGGCGTGGGCTACGTGCTGGAGCAGGGAGAAGGCCCGTGA